From one Dermatophagoides farinae isolate YC_2012a chromosome 5, ASM2471394v1, whole genome shotgun sequence genomic stretch:
- the LOC124491237 gene encoding tetraspanin-33-like codes for MMMNRHQNNQINYHYARGQPNHRRNRNCGHNSSNHYNRNQAAAAAIQHSQTSHHHHHHCRHCPPLLDEDFTFISPYVKYSLFFFNLIFWLIGTTLISLGVWSFFEEYEYNLFKLRNIFDFILHISVALVFSGSVIFSMSLMGCLGALRENLCLIKLYSLMLLILFVGEVTISSLAFVFPQTVLHFLKDHLSKDMITKYREDSNLQNLIDIIQLQFKCCGISDHGYKDWSMNIYFNCTFINPSSERCAVPFSCCRNLKTEINSMCGYNMQNLSSVVEINKYVYTRGCVEAISELVDRNMNLVAIVCLGSALAQLFAMFLARSLQGQIFAQRARWM; via the exons atgatgatgaatcgtcatcaaaataatcagataaattatcattatgctCGTGGACAGCCAAATCATCGCCGTAATCGTAATTGTGGCCATAATTCAAGCAATCATTATAATCGTAATcaagctgctgctgctgccatTCAACATTCACAaacatctcatcatcatcatcatcattgtcgtcatTGTCCACCATTATTGGATGAAGATTTTACATTCATATCACCATATGttaaatattcattattctttttcaatcttATATTCTGGCTAATTGGTACAACATTGATTTCATTAGGTGTTTGGTCTTTTTTCGAAGAATATGAATACAATCTATTCAAATTGCGTAATattttcgatttcattttaCATATATCGGTGGCATTAGTATTTTCTGGTTCGgttatattttcaatgagTTTAATGGGTTGTTTAGGAGCATTACGTGAAAATCTTTGCCTTATCAAATTG TATTCATTAATGCTGTTAATATTATTTGTGGGTGAAGTTACAATATCAAGTTTGGCATTTGTATTTCCACAAACAGTTTTACATTTCCTTAAAGATCATCTATCAAAAGATATGATTACAAAATATCGTGAAGATTCAAATTTACAGAATTTAATCGATATAATACAGCTACAATTTAAATGTTGTGGCATTTCGGATCATGGCTATAAAGATTGGTCAATGAATATCTATTTTAATTGTACATTTATTAATCCAAGTTCTGAACGTTGTGCTGTGCCTTTTTCCTGTTGTCGTAATCTAAAG acagaaatcaattcaatgtgTGGCTATAATATGCAGAATCTAAGTTCAGTGgttgaaattaataaatatgTTTATACACGTGGATGTGTGGAAGCTATTAGTGAATTGGTTGATCGTAATATGAATTTGGTTGCAATCGTTTGTCTTGGATCAGCATTGGCAcag CTATTTGCAATGTTTCTTGCACGATCATTACAAGGACAGATTTTTGCACAACGTGCACGTTGGATGTAA
- the LOC124491227 gene encoding neprilysin-1-like isoform X1: MPSLSSSSSSSSSKSSKHQSTKKNFKNKKSNNVNNKNKMINKSILKSLVEFWFQHNQTFMIIIWKLVIIMIITTINLPKSSALLYCRNSVHHYHNKIIWPNRYSRLENLNNDDDSFYYDDDDDEAILSIILANGKMNQIKQLPSSSSVQPSVHSKSSSSSSSTSASSSSTSHHHQQYQQCPHSDDHHILLPCTCNASKKEILCRGGGSSISGSATEQLRNTFVYYAKWIPEDMQRFDSIYINLRNLTILEDRLFNGIKFSNILLSGNELKFIDRNAFIGTEYTVYTVFIYGTNLSSELNGKFDFFASIRSLINLQKLIIYQNNLTMIPERAFTTTLVDNKNDDDDDSHSSSLNNTDGIEQTSTPSSSSAEAAAAFSSNETESQLTEIQITTGNIQSIGSDAFADLLHLEQLSLSKNHINFIHAYAFRMNKPSNLTLMIDLTDNDLNSSSFEPESFLGAKRPLKIHLGLNGCNLKLDHLSEEIFRPFLDENLKNTIDVGRHCFNLQCGCRMAWTLSERYRLRVKNFRCSNDRNNTVYFSDYMRNKTCPYYRQTKSTTAPTPQDTSITITDQIKANEIPIDSKDSYRNGSSVMMETITFGDHHRDYCSTKKCSKQGIEMNTYINRSVDPCESFYDYACNGWESKHLLEYLVQFLSNGGSEYDNFVKVQLKIEENFEKLLTIDQDLLLPPKNITSSLSTTTQPPSIELPSKFEKTILATNIRTMYTKCISATKEPDFDILNHVLQDIGGWPLLTKRFDRDQYRWENYFHTIVNQYNDHIFIELESNIDEKQMKYLMIKSGGFIVSHRKLLSVKLNRLESYANYILATASHFGAKNHQNETMDEVWEMIKFEKQLANIAKKSMGPEFMIQRKMETLGCLIQEIDWLYVLNNIQRTHRIMNDSNFAKTKLMFDVHYLIELSRLLVRTDQRIIANYIGWRVMDSIGYQFGGTTFIDIQQNFYSTESREGLKAMKKQCLEPLLQSIPYLMARIFAEKNLPSSARQNAQQIIETVKNSFIESMRKKNWIDEPKRELIEKVEKININVGYPDWVMDDESLENYHSILVNYTIPEKKKNNLTTLMKFYSKVQECKILHLLSQIGERVNKSHFWDPLPLHVGATYDYVGHMITIPMGLLQPPFYEDDRPFYLNYASLGSFFGHEMGHSVTPRYSEFDQLLPPWSMNILKDYLFKAQCFVSQYTSYYDKEADLHLDGTRTFEEDMSDLAGIQAAYYAYQDVAKRFLANQTPNGTISNGQSPQSMAIHVQRIQELPEFSIDMLFFISFAQKWCRFSTHVQTRIRISKSVHSPGKYRVNGALSNLDAFAKAFNCPIGSAMNPAKRCESW, encoded by the exons atgccatcattatcatcatcatcgtcatcttcatcatcaaaatcatcaaagcatcaatcaaccaaaaagaatttcaagaataaaaaatcaaataatgtgaataataagaataaaatgatcaataaatcaattttaaaatcattagtagaattttggtttcaacataatcaaacatttatgattatcatatgGAAATTGgttatcataatgataatcacaaCAATAAATCTACCAAAATCATCGGCATTATTGTATTGTAGAAAttctgttcatcattatcataataaaattatatgGCCAAATCGATATTCTCGattggaaaatttaaataatgatgatgattctttttattatgatgatgatgatgatgaagctattttatcaattatattggcaaatggaaaaatgaatcaaataaaacaattaccatcatcatcatcggtacAACCATCGGTACattccaaatcatcatcatcatcatcatcaacatcagcttcttcatcgtcaacatcacatcatcatcaacaatatcaacaatgTCCACATtcagatgatcatcatattctaTTACCATGTACATGTAATGCaagtaaaaaagaaattctatgccgtggtggtggttcatCAATTTCTGGTTCAGCTACGGAACAATTACGAAATACATTCGTTTATTATGCAAAATGGATACCAGAAGATATGCAACGTTTTGATTCCATTTATATTAATTTAAGAAATTTAACAATATTAGAAGATCGATTGTTTAAtggaattaaattttcaaatattttattaagtggtaatgaattaaaatttatcgaTCGCAATGCATTCATTGGTACCGAATACACTGTATACACTGTGTTCATTTATGGCACAAATCTTAGCTCTGAactgaatggaaaatttgatttttttgcatcaattcgttcattaattaatctacagaaattgattatttatcaGAATAATTTGACCATGATTCCAGAaag AGCTTTTACCACGACATTGgtggataataaaaatgatgatgatgatgattcacattcatcatcattgaataacaCTGATGGTATTGAACAAACATccacaccatcatcatcatcagcagaagcagcagcagcattttCATCGAATGAAACTGAATCACAATTGACAGAAATACAAATCACAACTGGTAATATACAATCAATCGGTTCGGACGCATTTGCCGATCTATTGCATTTAgaacaattatcattgagTAAAAATcacatcaatttcattcatgcaTATGCATTTCGTATGAATAAACCATCCAATctgacattgatgattgatttaacCGATAATGATCTGAATTCAAGTAGTTTTGAACCAGAATCATTTCTTGGTGCTAAAAG accattaaaaattcatcttGGATTAAATGGCtgtaatttgaaattggatcatttatctgaagaaatttttcgtccatttttggatgaaaatcTTAAAAATACTATCGATGTTGGCCGTCATTGTTTCAATCTTCAATGTGGTTGTCGTATGGCGTGGACATTATCGGAACGTTATCGATTACGTGTGAAAAATTTCCGCTGTTCAAATGATCGAAATAATACCGTATATTTTAGTGATTATATGCGTAATAAAACCTGTCCATATTatagacaaacaaaatcgaCAACGGCACCAACACCACAAGATACATCGATAACTATAACTGATCAGAT AAAAGCAAATGAAATACCCATAGATTCAAAAGATTCATATAGAAATGGTTCATCGGTAATGATGGAAACAATAACAtttggtgatcatcatcgtgattattgttcaacgaaaaaatgttcaaaacaAGGAATCGAAATGAATACATATATTAATCGTTCAGTTGATCCATGTGAATCATTCTATGATTATGCTTGTAATGGTTGGGAAAGTAAACATTTATTAGAATATCTAGTACAATTCTTATCGAATGGTGGATCAgaatatgataattttgttaaagttcaattgaaaattgaagaaaattttgaaaaattactCACAATTGATCAAGATTTATTGTTACCGCCGAAAAATATCACTTCATCATTGTCCACAACAACGCAGCCaccatcaattgaattgcCATCAAAATTTGAGAAAACGATACTAGCTACCAATATTCGTACAATGTATACGAAATGTATATCGGCAACAAAAGAACCagattttgatattttaaaTCATGTATTACAAGATATTGGCGGTTGGCCATTATTAACAAAACGTTTTGATCGTGATCAATATCGTTGGGAAAATTATTTCCATACCATtgtcaatcaatataatgatcatatattcattgaattggaatcaaatattgatgaaaaacaaatgaaatatttaatGATCAAAAGCGGTGGTTTCATTGTATCACATCgtaaattattatcagtAAAATTGAATCGTTTAGAATCATATGCTAATTATATACTTGCAACGGCATCACATTTTGGAgctaaaaatcatcaaaacgaAACAATGGATGAAGTATGGGAAatgattaaatttgaaaaacaattagccaat aTTGCTAAAAAAAGTATGGGACCAGAATTTATGATACAAcgaaaaatggaaacattAGGATGTTTAATACAGGAAATTGATTGGCTTTACGTATTGAACAATATACAACGTACACATCgtataatgaatgattcgaattttgcTAAAACCAAACTAATGTTTGatgttcattatttgattgaattgagcCGATTATTAGTACGTACTGATCAACGTATTATTGCCAATTATATTGGCTGGCGTGTTATGGATTCAATTGGTTATCAATTTGGTGGCACAACATTCATag ATATAcagcaaaatttttataGCACCGAATCAAGAGAAGGATTAaaagcaatgaaaaaacaatgtttaGAACCATTGCTACAATCGATACCATATTTAATGGCAAGAATTTTTGCCGAAAAAAATCTACCATCAAGTGCACGGCAAAATGCCCAGCAAATAATTGAAACAGTGAAAAATTCgtttattgaatcaatgagaaaaaagaattggatCGATGAACCTAAAcgtgaattgattgaaaaagtagaaaaaatcaatatcaatgtCGGTTATCCAGATTGGgtgatggatgatgaaagtTTGGAAAATTACCATAGTATTCTGGTA AATTACACGATACcggaaaagaagaaaaataatttaactacattgatgaaattctatTCAAAGGTACAGGAATGTAAAATTTTACATCTATTATCACAGATTGGTGAACGTGTAAATAAAAGCCATTTTTGGGATCCATTACCATTACATGTTGGTGCTACATATGATTATGTTGGACATATGATCA CTATTCCAATGGGATTATTACAACCACCATTCTATGAAGATGATCGTCCATT ctATCTAAATTATGCATCATTAGGATCATTTTTTGGCCATGAAATGGGTCATTCAGTTACACCACGTTATAgtgaatttgatcaattattaCCACCATGGAGTATGAATATTCTTAAAGATTATCTATTTAAAGCACAATGTTTTGTATCACAATATACAAGCTATTATGATAAAGAAGCTGATTTACAT CTTGATGGCACACGAACATTTGAAGAAGATATGAGTGATTTAGCCGGAATACAAGCCGCCTATTATGCTTATCAAGATGTGGCGAAACGTTTTTTGGCTAATCAAACACCAAATGGTACCATTTCCAATGGACAATCACCACAATCGATGGCTATCCATGTTCAAAGAATTCAAGAATTACCAGAATTTTCTATTGATATgttatttttcatatcatttgCACAG AAATGGTGTCGATTTAGTACACATGTACAGACACGGATTCGTATATCGAAATCTGTTCATTCACCAGGCAAATATCGTGTAAATGGTGCTCTCAGTAATTTGGATGCATTCGCTAAAGCTTTCAATTGTCCAATTGGTTCAGCTATGAATCCGGCGAAACGTTGTGAAAGttggtga
- the LOC124491227 gene encoding neprilysin-1-like isoform X2: MPSLSSSSSSSSSKSSKHQSTKKNFKNKKSNNVNNKNKMINKSILKSLVEFWFQHNQTFMIIIWKLVIIMIITTINLPKSSALLYCRNSVHHYHNKIIWPNRYSRLENLNNDDDSFYYDDDDDEAILSIILANGKMNQIKQLPSSSSVQPSVHSKSSSSSSSTSASSSSTSHHHQQYQQCPHSDDHHILLPCTCNASKKEILCRGGGSSISGSATEQLRNTFVYYAKWIPEDMQRFDSIYINLRNLTILEDRLFNGIKFSNILLSGNELKFIDRNAFIGTEYTVYTVFIYGTNLSSELNGKFDFFASIRSLINLQKLIIYQNNLTMIPERAFTTTLVDNKNDDDDDSHSSSLNNTDGIEQTSTPSSSSAEAAAAFSSNETESQLTEIQITTGNIQSIGSDAFADLLHLEQLSLSKNHINFIHAYAFRMNKPSNLTLMIDLTDNDLNSSSFEPESFLGAKRPLKIHLGLNGCNLKLDHLSEEIFRPFLDENLKNTIDVGRHCFNLQCGCRMAWTLSERYRLRVKNFRCSNDRNNTVYFSDYMRNKTCPYYRQTKSTTAPTPQDTSITITDQIKANEIPIDSKDSYRNGSSVMMETITFGDHHRDYCSTKKCSKQGIEMNTYINRSVDPCESFYDYACNGWESKHLLEYLVQFLSNGGSEYDNFVKVQLKIEENFEKLLTIDQDLLLPPKNITSSLSTTTQPPSIELPSKFEKTILATNIRTMYTKCISATKEPDFDILNHVLQDIGGWPLLTKRFDRDQYRWENYFHTIVNQYNDHIFIELESNIDEKQMKYLMIKSGGFIVSHRKLLSVKLNRLESYANYILATASHFGAKNHQNETMDEVWEMIKFEKQLANIAKKSMGPEFMIQRKMETLGCLIQEIDWLYVLNNIQRTHRIMNDSNFAKTKLMFDVHYLIELSRLLVRTDQRIIANYIGWRVMDSIGYQFGGTTFIDIQQNFYSTESREGLKAMKKQCLEPLLQSIPYLMARIFAEKNLPSSARQNAQQIIETVKNSFIESMRKKNWIDEPKRELIEKVEKININVGYPDWVMDDESLENYHSILNYTIPEKKKNNLTTLMKFYSKVQECKILHLLSQIGERVNKSHFWDPLPLHVGATYDYVGHMITIPMGLLQPPFYEDDRPFYLNYASLGSFFGHEMGHSVTPRYSEFDQLLPPWSMNILKDYLFKAQCFVSQYTSYYDKEADLHLDGTRTFEEDMSDLAGIQAAYYAYQDVAKRFLANQTPNGTISNGQSPQSMAIHVQRIQELPEFSIDMLFFISFAQKWCRFSTHVQTRIRISKSVHSPGKYRVNGALSNLDAFAKAFNCPIGSAMNPAKRCESW, translated from the exons atgccatcattatcatcatcatcgtcatcttcatcatcaaaatcatcaaagcatcaatcaaccaaaaagaatttcaagaataaaaaatcaaataatgtgaataataagaataaaatgatcaataaatcaattttaaaatcattagtagaattttggtttcaacataatcaaacatttatgattatcatatgGAAATTGgttatcataatgataatcacaaCAATAAATCTACCAAAATCATCGGCATTATTGTATTGTAGAAAttctgttcatcattatcataataaaattatatgGCCAAATCGATATTCTCGattggaaaatttaaataatgatgatgattctttttattatgatgatgatgatgatgaagctattttatcaattatattggcaaatggaaaaatgaatcaaataaaacaattaccatcatcatcatcggtacAACCATCGGTACattccaaatcatcatcatcatcatcatcaacatcagcttcttcatcgtcaacatcacatcatcatcaacaatatcaacaatgTCCACATtcagatgatcatcatattctaTTACCATGTACATGTAATGCaagtaaaaaagaaattctatgccgtggtggtggttcatCAATTTCTGGTTCAGCTACGGAACAATTACGAAATACATTCGTTTATTATGCAAAATGGATACCAGAAGATATGCAACGTTTTGATTCCATTTATATTAATTTAAGAAATTTAACAATATTAGAAGATCGATTGTTTAAtggaattaaattttcaaatattttattaagtggtaatgaattaaaatttatcgaTCGCAATGCATTCATTGGTACCGAATACACTGTATACACTGTGTTCATTTATGGCACAAATCTTAGCTCTGAactgaatggaaaatttgatttttttgcatcaattcgttcattaattaatctacagaaattgattatttatcaGAATAATTTGACCATGATTCCAGAaag AGCTTTTACCACGACATTGgtggataataaaaatgatgatgatgatgattcacattcatcatcattgaataacaCTGATGGTATTGAACAAACATccacaccatcatcatcatcagcagaagcagcagcagcattttCATCGAATGAAACTGAATCACAATTGACAGAAATACAAATCACAACTGGTAATATACAATCAATCGGTTCGGACGCATTTGCCGATCTATTGCATTTAgaacaattatcattgagTAAAAATcacatcaatttcattcatgcaTATGCATTTCGTATGAATAAACCATCCAATctgacattgatgattgatttaacCGATAATGATCTGAATTCAAGTAGTTTTGAACCAGAATCATTTCTTGGTGCTAAAAG accattaaaaattcatcttGGATTAAATGGCtgtaatttgaaattggatcatttatctgaagaaatttttcgtccatttttggatgaaaatcTTAAAAATACTATCGATGTTGGCCGTCATTGTTTCAATCTTCAATGTGGTTGTCGTATGGCGTGGACATTATCGGAACGTTATCGATTACGTGTGAAAAATTTCCGCTGTTCAAATGATCGAAATAATACCGTATATTTTAGTGATTATATGCGTAATAAAACCTGTCCATATTatagacaaacaaaatcgaCAACGGCACCAACACCACAAGATACATCGATAACTATAACTGATCAGAT AAAAGCAAATGAAATACCCATAGATTCAAAAGATTCATATAGAAATGGTTCATCGGTAATGATGGAAACAATAACAtttggtgatcatcatcgtgattattgttcaacgaaaaaatgttcaaaacaAGGAATCGAAATGAATACATATATTAATCGTTCAGTTGATCCATGTGAATCATTCTATGATTATGCTTGTAATGGTTGGGAAAGTAAACATTTATTAGAATATCTAGTACAATTCTTATCGAATGGTGGATCAgaatatgataattttgttaaagttcaattgaaaattgaagaaaattttgaaaaattactCACAATTGATCAAGATTTATTGTTACCGCCGAAAAATATCACTTCATCATTGTCCACAACAACGCAGCCaccatcaattgaattgcCATCAAAATTTGAGAAAACGATACTAGCTACCAATATTCGTACAATGTATACGAAATGTATATCGGCAACAAAAGAACCagattttgatattttaaaTCATGTATTACAAGATATTGGCGGTTGGCCATTATTAACAAAACGTTTTGATCGTGATCAATATCGTTGGGAAAATTATTTCCATACCATtgtcaatcaatataatgatcatatattcattgaattggaatcaaatattgatgaaaaacaaatgaaatatttaatGATCAAAAGCGGTGGTTTCATTGTATCACATCgtaaattattatcagtAAAATTGAATCGTTTAGAATCATATGCTAATTATATACTTGCAACGGCATCACATTTTGGAgctaaaaatcatcaaaacgaAACAATGGATGAAGTATGGGAAatgattaaatttgaaaaacaattagccaat aTTGCTAAAAAAAGTATGGGACCAGAATTTATGATACAAcgaaaaatggaaacattAGGATGTTTAATACAGGAAATTGATTGGCTTTACGTATTGAACAATATACAACGTACACATCgtataatgaatgattcgaattttgcTAAAACCAAACTAATGTTTGatgttcattatttgattgaattgagcCGATTATTAGTACGTACTGATCAACGTATTATTGCCAATTATATTGGCTGGCGTGTTATGGATTCAATTGGTTATCAATTTGGTGGCACAACATTCATag ATATAcagcaaaatttttataGCACCGAATCAAGAGAAGGATTAaaagcaatgaaaaaacaatgtttaGAACCATTGCTACAATCGATACCATATTTAATGGCAAGAATTTTTGCCGAAAAAAATCTACCATCAAGTGCACGGCAAAATGCCCAGCAAATAATTGAAACAGTGAAAAATTCgtttattgaatcaatgagaaaaaagaattggatCGATGAACCTAAAcgtgaattgattgaaaaagtagaaaaaatcaatatcaatgtCGGTTATCCAGATTGGgtgatggatgatgaaagtTTGGAAAATTACCATAGTATTCTG AATTACACGATACcggaaaagaagaaaaataatttaactacattgatgaaattctatTCAAAGGTACAGGAATGTAAAATTTTACATCTATTATCACAGATTGGTGAACGTGTAAATAAAAGCCATTTTTGGGATCCATTACCATTACATGTTGGTGCTACATATGATTATGTTGGACATATGATCA CTATTCCAATGGGATTATTACAACCACCATTCTATGAAGATGATCGTCCATT ctATCTAAATTATGCATCATTAGGATCATTTTTTGGCCATGAAATGGGTCATTCAGTTACACCACGTTATAgtgaatttgatcaattattaCCACCATGGAGTATGAATATTCTTAAAGATTATCTATTTAAAGCACAATGTTTTGTATCACAATATACAAGCTATTATGATAAAGAAGCTGATTTACAT CTTGATGGCACACGAACATTTGAAGAAGATATGAGTGATTTAGCCGGAATACAAGCCGCCTATTATGCTTATCAAGATGTGGCGAAACGTTTTTTGGCTAATCAAACACCAAATGGTACCATTTCCAATGGACAATCACCACAATCGATGGCTATCCATGTTCAAAGAATTCAAGAATTACCAGAATTTTCTATTGATATgttatttttcatatcatttgCACAG AAATGGTGTCGATTTAGTACACATGTACAGACACGGATTCGTATATCGAAATCTGTTCATTCACCAGGCAAATATCGTGTAAATGGTGCTCTCAGTAATTTGGATGCATTCGCTAAAGCTTTCAATTGTCCAATTGGTTCAGCTATGAATCCGGCGAAACGTTGTGAAAGttggtga